In the genome of Arachis hypogaea cultivar Tifrunner chromosome 9, arahy.Tifrunner.gnm2.J5K5, whole genome shotgun sequence, the window CCTCTCCATTCCCCTCCTCCAACCCCTCTTCCATCCCCTTACAAAGACTCATTATTAGCTGAAGATGATTACTTTTCCTCCTCCATAGCTGGATTATCCATTTTCCGGTCACCACTCTCAACTGCCGGTGCAGCGGCTTGCCTCACCCTTGCAGGGGACTGATTTGTTCCTCTCCTCTTAGATGGGTTCCGACCCACGATAGATCTAGTTGCTCCATGTCGGTCTGGTTTGCCAGAGACCTAGAACGCCGGCTGGAATTCTTGTCGGCATCACGGCGGCGAGTCTGGTTCCTTAATAATCCGCTCTCTATTTGGTCCCTTCTATGGACAAGCCTCACCGACCCACCATTCCTCCTCACCGGAGACTATTCCGACCTCCTAGCTGGAGACTTCCCGACCGTCCTGGCGGCGAAGTCACCGAAAAAGGAGCGATTTTTCTATGTTCTGGTGGGTGATCTGTTTACTACCCTTTGGCGTGTTTCTTCTTCGTTGAAGGTTGTGGTGGAGGCACTCTCGCTCAAGCTGCAAACTTTCTTAGAGAGTTGGGAGATCTCTTGGGGCTTGGTGGTGCCCATTGTTGCAAATAATGCATCAGCATCGTCGTTCTCGTAATTTTTCATCATGTTATTGTTCTCTGTATGAAAGGTTTTGGGTTTGTGGGATTGTTGGGGTTAGAATTTGGAAAAGGTTGGTGGTGGGTTCCATTTCGGTGTCTCTGAGAGGACTTCTTTAGAGTTGGGGAGGGGGGTGTTCCGATGAGAGGTAGGAAGAATGGGATGGGAAGGGAAGAAAGTGAAAAGATACCCGAAAGGGAGGGTGGGTGGGTTATGGAGGgggtgttttgtttttgttttttaatattatttttattatttttattaattattaaggataatttggtaaaatattaaaattgaagtagaaaataataattttataacgttttataaagttgaggataattttaataacaaaaaaaggtgaaaaacaattttaattttggCCTTAAACCTTAggaacgaaaaaagtacttaacccttattattattactacgttctttttttatttttgtttccagTAGAACTGCAGGAAGCCTAAATTAAACTTAAAGAACAGAAAAATCCATGcacatattcattcattcatatttaTTGGCTAACTCACTCCAATGCATGAATTGATCTAAGCAAAACGATTAAATTGTCGGAGACATACACATATGCAACAAAAAAGGTATTGAAAAGACGAATTGCCATgataagagaaaagaaaacggGATCACACCCCTTCCAATAACGGCAAAACACTTGCCGTAAGGTAGTATTTCACGGCTATCTTGACTCTATTTCTTGAACCACTGATAGATAACAGATAAAATATACATGAAAGCCTACTAAAACGAAACAAATACAAAtagattctttttctttctttctttctttctttccaagTTTCATTTTCGAGAAGAATTCCACAAATGTTGCattgttcaaaaaaataaaaagaggaaaggaaagagaaaaaaccAGAGAGACGCTACTTTGAcagaaaaaaatttaagtattttGCACATGCCTTGAAAGTTTCCAACCGGCAGAGAGGCGAATGTTAACCTTCACCCACCACTGATCTAAAATACGGCAATCTTTAATCTTCAGATCTGTTGCTGTTAATACTCTCGCTGCTTATAAGACCAAAAGATATATTCCCGTATTCCCTGCTTCCCATGTGCTCCAGTATCTCGTCGGCCGAGATCAcgctgctgctgctgctatttCTGCTAATGGAGATGCTTTCATCTTCCGACTTTTTGCTACTCTTTTGGCTCAAGATTTTCAGAGAGGTTTTTTTGCTGCTCTTGTGGCCGGAAGCCTTGGACGATTTCTTGGTGCTCTTCTTCCTCAATTCAGAGGATTTTTTGTCGCCCTTTTCAACAAGAGAGGGTTTCTTTGTGCTCTTCTTGCTTATATCTTTGGTAGAATGTTTTCTGCTGCTATGCTTTTTGCTGGCGTCTCTAGAAGAATGCTTTCTGCTTGTTATCTTGGTGCTTGCTTTGTGGTCAGGGATGCTGCTTTCGCTCTGATAGCTGCTAGCGGAATAGCTTCCATCTGAATCTGAAGTGTATGTTCTACTCATTGTTCTCCTGCTACTTGCACGGGAGTAAGAGCTCTCGCTTCCAGTGAGGCTTCCTCGTTCACTTTCGCTTTCACTTTCGCTTTCCCTTTCGCTTTCGCTTTTGCTATGGTCTTCTTTGCCTTTAGAGTTCTTTTTGGAGGCCACCGAGGGGGCCTTTGGAGTCGGCACAGCCCCCGGAGGAGGAACAGTGGAAAGGAAACTCAGAGCAGTGACAACGTCGCTCATCAAAGGACGCGCTTCGGCTTCCTCTTGTAAGCACATTGCTGCTATTGCAACAGCTTGGTTCAGATCCTTTTCTGGGAAGTTTTTGCCAAGATTTGGATCTGCCATGTCCGGAAATCTCTTTGGATCTTTGAATATGGGTTGTGCCTAACAAATATTTTCATTCGACATATAAGAAAAATGCTTATTCCTTAAATTGGAACGTACAATGAATAAAAAAAGTCCTCCTTAAGACCGGTGGTTAACAAGTTAGTAGCTATAATTAACTGCAGAAAACTTCTTGTTCTAACTCCTTAAGAGCGGCTAAAAACTTCGGTAGAAAGTTTTCACTTTTAGGCATGCAAACATAtctttaacatatataatatcaAAAGTTGATTTTGTGTACTTGAAATATTTTACCAAAAGCTCATGTTAACCGGATGTAATCGAATGATAAAAACTGTATGGCTGGATACAAAGTGAGTACTCCCTATGACTATGACGAGTAaataatgaagaaagaaaaatcaGCCATATAAACATTTCACTAATAGTAACATACCCAAGAGACAAGGTTTTGCTCATCATTTGGCCTTGTGGTGTCGACTGCTTGGCGTCCGGTTATGAGCTCAAGCAATACTACCCCGAAACTGTAGACGTCAGACTTCATGGTAAGTTGACCCGTCCTGACATACTCAGGAGCAGAGTAACCATAAGTTCCCATAACCCTTGTAGGTGCAAGGTTCATGTCATTTCCATGCTGTCCCAGACCAAAACCAAACAGCTTAGCATTATTGTCTCCATCCAGCAGTATATCAGAGGGTTTCAAGTCCTTGAATATGATTGGAGGATTGGCATTGTCATGCAAGTACTCTAGCCCTCTGGCCGCCGACGCTGCCACTTTCATTCTGGTGTACCAATTTAGTGGAGGTTGATCCCCTTTGTTCTCTGgaacaaaatataaataagagaaaaataaagacacaaaagtGCAGCTCAAGAGAGCATCTATGAATCTCACTAAATTCCTCTTAATAATTTTGATGTAAGGTTATAAAGTGAATATATAGAGAGGAGAACCTACCAAGAAGACGTTTGTCTAGAGCAGTGCCTTGAACGAACTCATACACCAATAGACGTTGATCACCATCAGCACAATAACCAACGAGGTTGACAATGTTTTCATGGTTCAACTGACTTAGCGTATAAACCTCAGCCAGAAACTCCTTATTGCCATTCATACCATTTCGGTCAAGTTGCTTCACAGCCACAGTCTGAACACCCAAAACACAGAactcaaaattattattattattgttatttaaaaaaagtcTCTGACGCTTCGATCTATTTTAGGCCATTCCTAATTTTTGTCTTCTATCTCGTACGATCTTTTTCTATGAATTACATAAAATTAGTTACAATAGAGACATAAATATCTGTTTCTTTCTGTGTAATTATACAAGAGGGAAATGAGACATGACCTGGCCGGTAGCAGGGATGACGCCCTTGTAGACTCTGCCAAAGCCTCCTTCACCAAGGAGGCATTCTTGACGGAAGTTCTTTGTTGCTGTTGCCAGCTCACGGAATGTGTAATGTTTTGCCTTTATGTTTGCAGGATCAATTGCGGCTGCATCTTCAggtcttttatttttcatatctACGAGGATAGATTTAATAAGAAACAtctcaattaataaataaattcaagTTTCTGCcgcaaattattataattatgcacGAGAACTGGTCTGTCTTGTCTCCACCCCTTTGTTCACTTACGCCACTTCTTATCTCCTAGTTATGTAACTCAAGCTGGAAAATAGTTTCCAGCTTAAGCACATGTACGTCAAAAGTAAAACCAACCATATGCATGTTAATATTCAGTTATTCGTCATGTTTGTTGACAGAATAATAAAtagatatgcaaaggaacttacCAGGTGGTTTTGCAACAAAATTATCTTCCGCAGGAGACCCTTCCCTCTTGCTATTACTCTTTTTACTTTTCTGAGAGCTAAAACACGGGAAGCAATTCAGGCAATCAACCATTCTagatcaaattaaataaacacCCCTCCAGCTCCGATCCaagaggatcaaattaattaataagttaattaaattaacaaaatgattaattaatttatgTTCCTCTTCTATAGAATTAAGTCTTTAATTTGTTCTAAAAAACCAAATGGCAAAAGAAAATATCTGTCTTGGATGATGGTGTATTGTGttaatttaattgacaagaattgGCCAAATCAAATTAAGACTAGGGTCCCCCAAATCACATTGAAGGACCCCCACGAGAGGGTTGTAGCAaggaaactaaaagaaaaggCCAGGAAATTAAAGCAACAAGACAAGATGAAATGAAGATTAAAAACCATGCatgtttttttgttgttttttttttttggttttgcaatggaaaatagaaaaaaaaaaggaaaaaggaaaaaaagagtgAGGTTTTCTCTCTAAACTCTCGGAGAAAAAAGCGGGAGAATTTACTGGATTTAATTATGAGGTGTCATTTTAGATGGATTCCAAAAATTGTGGAATTCAAATTCCAGTATTTGGGTTCAGATCAGTTAGGGGAATGTGATTACTATTGTCTTCCTCCAGGTCATATATGCATGACATCCAGCCATTTTTTTCACCcttaaacttatatttatttgaGTAATAATTAAGATCATTTATGAACTTCACCATGAGTTAATTTTAAGTAAATTTCGTTATGATAAGCATTTAGTAgttatcatttttatattttgtaaggATAGATAGAAATTGAGACTATGCATTTTGATACGATTAACAGATctatattaatttgattttttgtaaaataattttagaatttctGTGATGGAAATATTCAAAAATTGTGTATCACAGTTTGACACAATTTAACGAGATAAACatgtatcaaaaataaaaatatctctggtgactatttataaaaataataatttataaatagataataaaaaaaaacttttttgtatGGTTTTAAAAATCAAACTGGACCAATCGGTCTGACTGGCCCGACTGCGAACCGAACGTCTTTATGTTTTAGTTCAACCTGTAAAAACAGTAAATAAAAAAGCTACCGTAAGCTAGGATCTCTTAAACAGTGCGGTTTTACggtttgtaaaaaaataaaaagggtaaAAGCCTTCAGATGTTCAGTAGCCTCCTTCTCTTCTCAAACTCTCTCAAACGAAGCTTTCTTCCCCAAAAAACAAAACTCTAGCAATAGCCTCCATAGCTGCATGAGGGAGACGCTGCCGTCGTCCGTCCACAACTAGAAAATtgcttaatacagacagatttcgTCTTTATTACAtatggatttttggttaccgacgaaattaccgatgGATTTGGTCCCTCTGTAAAAGTCTCGTTGGAATGACGAATTTTTTTCCTTcggaaaattaccgacggatttttacgAGTTACTGACAGATTTTTCCTCGGTAAATTCTCCCTTCCATTTCCCTGAAAAGTCGAACTTTCTGACGaatttttcgtcggtaattagAGACGAATTTTTCGTCGGTAATCACAGACAaatttttcaacatatttttcgTCAGTATTTACAGACAAATTTTCCGACAAATTTTCCGTTTGTAATTAGAGTCTTGGaaaaccattccaaactctgaatacagacagaaaatccgtctgtaaatccgtcaatAAGGTAAAAtagatttattaaaattttttcattgcaaaataaatttgtttttatacaaaataaatataaatttaataaatacaaatttttatctaatttgaattcaaatatttataatatttcaaaaaataaacaaattcatcgtattatcaaactaaagaaaagtactataaacaagaagtcaatataattcaaaacataaaaaagtatattgatacatcaactataataataagtaacaatcatacatcaacaaagtgtattcatacatcaactataattcaaaaCAAATACCACTGAAAAAAGAAAACCTGTAAAATCTGTACTTTAGCATACACTAAAGGTGTATAAAATAATCTACTCTTATAGCTAACCACTATCAGAATTAGCCTAAATATAAACATAAACCTAATATAGAATTAAACTAAATATAGAGAGAATAATCCCCAAGCAACATTGGTGAACGAATTAGCATACCAACTGCCAAAATGTCCATGGAAGATTCAATTGCTGGAGTAACATACTTGAACTCTGGCACATCATTAGTTTGAAGTCTATGTTCAAATTCGACTGGCATtcctataatttttattttcttgagaGAAGTGAGAGTCTTGAGTCCTTCTGGAATCGTTCTCAGCTGCTCACAGCCATCAATAAGTGGTAAATGAACTTAGATTCCAAAACTCTGGAAATAGAATTCTGTAGCCATTACATAAAAGAAAACAGTTTATGCACTTTCACTTTCATGTTAGAGAGAGtgtaataaataaaagagaaaacaacaaataaaacagaCAAGAGTGTTGAGGAGTCTTTTAAATACAAAGCCAGCATGACTTCTCTTCTTATCTTGGGAAATACTTTCCTGCAAGAACTCATTCAAATCTCATTTGTACATAAAAGAAAGAATATCTTACAGTGAATTTTGGATCAACTGTGGTATATCATTAAGTTATGAAAAAATTTATACCATTTCAGAAAGCATTGCTACTTCAGCTTGAACTTGTTGGTTCATCTCAAATGAGTTATACGAGTTTACAAGAATTTGGATTACTGCACTTGACCACCTTCATTTCCCCACACACCAGACCTGAAAAACAACACATTACTGCATATGAAAATCATGTAAATATTTTAAATCTCATACCTTCCAAGAAGAACCTCTGAATTTACAGCACCTAGAGCAAGCTGAAACAAAGAACACGGTTTATTAACATCAACTAATATTTGTCAAAGTAATCAGATTTAAGAGATGGTTTACGATATTGATAGGGCACAAAATTATTGTTGTTAATCTCATTCTAATCAGTCACAGTAATTTCAATCTATGTACTTAGTACATAGAAAGAGCATACAGATTGTTTTTCATTTGCATATCTCTCTGTCACTTCTTGGTAGCGAGCCAATGCCTGAAAATGATTAAGAGACAAAACACTATAAGGATCTCGAGATAAATGATGAGCTAtattttgtcggtatagaattttaaCAAATAAGTTCGTCGTGAggatagtctaaaccaacaagctataacgcatcaaacaaagaaagtgtgtccacaattcaaatcaataaccgagagtattagtctcgagtcgttctccctaggagttgccctaAGGTGCACATCATTGGCTAGGAGTCTCTTGGTGTTTGAGGTTGAATACGAGAAATGTAAACGAGCTTGAATAAAAGTAATGAACAATAGCAATGAAACTAAGTGACACAAGAATTTGAAATCAAGCAAGAGTAaatgacaatcaatcaatataaaagCCTTGGCAATCCTTATTATCTCCATCAATTTCGATTTCAATTGattattgctccacttagttaacctctaactatgaaggaaagtcaagtagagataatcaatttgagtctacaagtcctagtctaatcctaaggagagactagagttagtgtcattcaaattaattagcaatgttccaattgtcaatcaacaaatgACCTTGACAATTCAAGTGTTTCCAATTacccaacccctaagccaagagtggaaaatctactccatagctatagTTGACATTTTCTCAAATAATTGGTGAGCAATAATGGAAGACATCCTGAAATTGAGAAAAGGAtgtgaattaaagctatctattgcaaacaattaacaacaatcaagcaattaacaataattaacatgaaatttcttcaatttattaatagaaatcaaagtaacaaagtcTAGATCAAGATCTACATTGCTAGAGTAGCAAGAACACTTAAttgagagtagaagagaaagatctACAACTAGAACAACGTGAAATTGAATCAAATTCAGATCTAACCAAAGGATCCAAGTGCAATTGGAGTTGAGAAAGgcaaaaacctagagagaagttagagttt includes:
- the LOC112711015 gene encoding probable serine/threonine-protein kinase PBL26, which gives rise to MVDCLNCFPCFSSQKSKKSNSKREGSPAEDNFVAKPPDMKNKRPEDAAAIDPANIKAKHYTFRELATATKNFRQECLLGEGGFGRVYKGVIPATGQTVAVKQLDRNGMNGNKEFLAEVYTLSQLNHENIVNLVGYCADGDQRLLVYEFVQGTALDKRLLENKGDQPPLNWYTRMKVAASAARGLEYLHDNANPPIIFKDLKPSDILLDGDNNAKLFGFGLGQHGNDMNLAPTRVMGTYGYSAPEYVRTGQLTMKSDVYSFGVVLLELITGRQAVDTTRPNDEQNLVSWAQPIFKDPKRFPDMADPNLGKNFPEKDLNQAVAIAAMCLQEEAEARPLMSDVVTALSFLSTVPPPGAVPTPKAPSVASKKNSKGKEDHSKSESERESESESESERGSLTGSESSYSRASSRRTMSRTYTSDSDGSYSASSYQSESSIPDHKASTKITSRKHSSRDASKKHSSRKHSTKDISKKSTKKPSLVEKGDKKSSELRKKSTKKSSKASGHKSSKKTSLKILSQKSSKKSEDESISISRNSSSSSVISADEILEHMGSREYGNISFGLISSESINSNRSED